A stretch of DNA from bacterium:
AAGGAGGCGATTGGAGTTGTGCCTTATAATACTAATGTAGAACTTGCTAAAACTATAGGCGCAGTATTACAGGTGATAAATCTTGAATCGTTAGTAGAAGATTGTAAAAAGCATGGTATACGTCTTATTGCGAGGATAGTTGTTTTCCAAGATTCTATACTTGCATGGTATAACAAAGGAAAATATTCTATAAGGTCACTTGATGATAAAATTTGGAAAGATGGTCATGGTAGATACTGGACTAATCCATGTTTAAAAGAGGTACAACTCTATAATATTGAAATTGCAAAGGACCTTGCTAAAAGGGGAGTACCTGAAATTCAATTTGATTATATAAGGTTTCCGTCTGCATCTGGTAAGTTCAAGCCTTATAGGATTGACTGTGAAGACAAAGAAAAGGTAATAGTTCAATTTCTTGAGTTAGCAAGAAAAGAACTAAAGCCATTAGGAGTCACAATTGCAGGCGATGTATATGGGTATGCACTATGGCTACCGAGTTTAAAAGATGAGGGTCAAAATCTTAGGCTTATGGCAACATTACTTGATGTCATTTGTCCTATGCTCTATCCTTCACATTTTCATCCTAAAGAGGAATGGTCGCCTGACCCAAGAGAACGAGAGTACAGGCTTGTCTTTAAAAGTGTAGCAAAGGGTGAATCCCTTATTGGTGAGTCAAAATTTGTTCCTTATATTCAAGGTTTTAATTTAAGGTCGCCTGGATTTGGTCCAGCTTACATAGCTAATCAAATACACGCTGCACGTGAATCTAATGCTTGGGGCTACATAGTATGGAATGCAAGGAGTGATTATACTTCATTTTGGGAGCTACTCAAAAGATAAAAATACAACTAAAAATTAAGAAATGAGAATTGGGAAGTGGGTAGCGAGAATGAAGACAAAATTATTACCGTAAGATTATCAGTTTTCCTGTTTTATTAAACTTGACGCTCTCAAATCTGTAAAAGTACATCCCAGAGGCCACCCTATTACCGGAAGAGTCCTCACCATCCCACTTAACTGAATAATAGCCAGGTTTCTTATCTTCATTAACAAGGTTTTTAACAAGCCTACCTGCACAGTCGTAAATATTTAAGCTTACATGACACTTTATCGGTAACTGGTAACTAATAACCGATGACTTACTGAATGGGTTTGGTCGATTCTGTGATATAGCAAAACTTGAAGGGATATGTTCACTTAATTCTACACCAGTTGGAGGTCCAACATAAATATCATCAATATACCAGCCTTCCTCAGTCATAGATGCATCAGTCCCAAACCTCCATCTAAAGCTGACCACTCCTGTATATCCCGTAAGGTCAAACTGGGCAA
This window harbors:
- a CDS encoding putative glycoside hydrolase; the encoded protein is MFLTSYFSLLTFISLPRINSEPPHFFPYRGIYLNYAAGMRFKEYLPYIKNSELNCVVVDFKEAIGVVPYNTNVELAKTIGAVLQVINLESLVEDCKKHGIRLIARIVVFQDSILAWYNKGKYSIRSLDDKIWKDGHGRYWTNPCLKEVQLYNIEIAKDLAKRGVPEIQFDYIRFPSASGKFKPYRIDCEDKEKVIVQFLELARKELKPLGVTIAGDVYGYALWLPSLKDEGQNLRLMATLLDVICPMLYPSHFHPKEEWSPDPREREYRLVFKSVAKGESLIGESKFVPYIQGFNLRSPGFGPAYIANQIHAARESNAWGYIVWNARSDYTSFWELLKR
- a CDS encoding FlgD immunoglobulin-like domain containing protein, whose protein sequence is IVEVSTNGGLSWTQITPVGGYPYTIVNNPQSPFPGGTPCYSGSRDWAIAQFDLTGYTGVVSFRWRFGTDASMTEEGWYIDDIYVGPPTGVELSEHIPSSFAISQNRPNPFSKSSVISYQLPIKCHVSLNIYDCAGRLVKNLVNEDKKPGYYSVKWDGEDSSGNRVASGMYFYRFESVKFNKTGKLIILR